One genomic segment of Ferrimonas sp. YFM includes these proteins:
- a CDS encoding IS110 family transposase, whose amino-acid sequence MLNLNIIGIDLAKSSFQVATLSPEHQVLNNRSMSRARLEQWLAKQKPSIVAVEACGSAHYWGRFAESFGHSVMIIAPKTVTPYRQGHKTDSNDALAIAIAARQPSTRSAAVKSVEQQALQSIERMRQHWLDHNRSTSNMMRSLLYEFGITIAKGNTALIRIMPELLDGSSELLPQAFKAQLSKVYQQWQRGRDELKQIENQLSELIKQQSPCKRLMKLEGVGEVNALALYLILGERGEGFKNGREAAACIGVTPKQFSTGGVTSLGGIGKRIGHKRLRANLIQGALAVAMQLGRRPPKTLKEKWLLAIIERRGLRRAAVALVNKTIRTAWAMLHRDQDYQQPQAI is encoded by the coding sequence ATGCTTAACCTTAATATCATCGGCATCGACCTGGCAAAATCTTCTTTCCAAGTGGCAACGCTCAGTCCGGAACATCAAGTGTTGAATAACCGCAGTATGTCACGCGCACGACTTGAGCAATGGCTGGCCAAGCAGAAACCCTCCATTGTTGCCGTGGAGGCCTGTGGCTCCGCCCACTACTGGGGCCGCTTCGCTGAATCTTTTGGCCACTCCGTCATGATCATCGCCCCCAAAACAGTCACCCCATATCGGCAGGGCCATAAAACCGATAGCAACGATGCACTGGCCATCGCGATAGCAGCCCGTCAGCCAAGCACTCGCTCTGCAGCAGTCAAATCGGTTGAACAACAAGCTTTGCAAAGCATTGAGCGGATGCGTCAGCACTGGCTGGATCATAACCGCTCAACCAGCAACATGATGCGTAGCTTGCTCTATGAGTTTGGTATCACCATCGCCAAAGGGAATACAGCACTTATACGGATCATGCCAGAGCTTCTAGACGGCTCGTCTGAGCTTCTTCCTCAGGCCTTCAAAGCTCAGCTTTCAAAGGTGTACCAGCAATGGCAACGGGGGAGAGATGAGCTCAAACAAATAGAGAATCAGCTATCAGAATTGATAAAGCAGCAGTCGCCCTGCAAGAGGCTCATGAAGCTTGAAGGCGTTGGCGAGGTTAATGCCTTGGCCTTGTATCTCATCTTAGGTGAGCGTGGTGAAGGGTTTAAGAATGGCCGGGAAGCCGCGGCCTGCATTGGAGTGACGCCTAAACAATTCAGTACCGGGGGCGTCACTTCTTTAGGTGGTATTGGCAAGCGGATTGGCCATAAGCGGCTGCGCGCCAACCTGATTCAGGGGGCATTAGCTGTGGCCATGCAATTAGGCCGTAGGCCACCTAAGACACTCAAAGAAAAATGGCTGTTGGCAATTATCGAGCGACGCGGGCTTCGACGTGCGGCAGTGGCGCTAGTTAACAAAACCATTCGCACTGCCTGGGCCATGTTGCACCGAGATCAGGATTATCAACAACCTCAAGCTATCTAA
- a CDS encoding acyl-CoA desaturase has product MSHWKIWLDNESAPLDDPHSRRFNLVRCLPFILLHLSILLVFWVPASAFALGVALTLYLIRAFALTAFYHRYFAHKSFRTHRWVQFLFAFIGASAAQRGPLWWSGHHRQHHRHTDKEGDLHSPNQGFWWSHMLWFTCNASFATPYKQIPEFSRFPELRWLNRFDWVAPLTLIGTLFLLGQLCATYFPGLNTNGLQLVVWGFVVSTVALLHATLAVNSLCHRFGRRRYDTDDLSRNNWLVALLTLGEGWHNNHHKYPGAARNGFYWWELDPTYWGLKLMERLGLVWQLRPVPAQAYQGSKLAQNPQ; this is encoded by the coding sequence ATGAGCCACTGGAAAATCTGGCTGGACAATGAATCTGCCCCCCTGGATGACCCTCATAGTCGTCGCTTCAATCTGGTGCGTTGCCTGCCCTTTATCCTGTTGCACCTGAGCATTCTGCTGGTGTTCTGGGTGCCGGCCTCGGCCTTTGCTCTTGGTGTGGCTCTGACGCTGTATTTGATTCGGGCCTTCGCCCTGACCGCATTTTATCACCGCTATTTTGCCCATAAGAGCTTTCGCACCCACAGATGGGTGCAGTTCCTGTTTGCCTTTATTGGTGCCAGTGCGGCTCAAAGGGGGCCGCTGTGGTGGAGCGGTCACCATCGCCAGCATCACAGGCACACGGACAAGGAGGGGGATCTCCACTCCCCCAATCAGGGGTTTTGGTGGAGTCACATGCTGTGGTTCACCTGCAACGCCAGCTTTGCCACCCCCTATAAACAGATTCCCGAATTCAGCCGTTTCCCTGAATTGCGTTGGCTGAACCGGTTCGATTGGGTTGCGCCTTTGACTCTGATCGGGACTCTGTTCCTGCTGGGGCAGCTTTGCGCCACCTATTTTCCCGGACTGAACACCAACGGACTGCAGCTGGTGGTTTGGGGGTTTGTGGTGTCGACGGTCGCGCTTCTTCACGCCACCTTGGCGGTGAACTCTCTGTGCCACCGCTTTGGCCGGCGGCGGTATGACACCGATGACCTGTCTCGCAATAACTGGCTGGTGGCCCTGCTCACCCTGGGAGAGGGATGGCACAACAATCATCACAAGTATCCAGGCGCGGCCAGAAATGGGTTCTACTGGTGGGAACTGGATCCGACTTACTGGGGGTTGAAGCTGATGGAGCGTCTGGGGTTAGTCTGGCAGCTGCGCCCGGTGCCCGCCCAGGCCTATCAAGGTTCGAAGCTGGCGCAAAACCCACAATAG
- the ccoG gene encoding cytochrome c oxidase accessory protein CcoG yields the protein MAPRNSDAQAKPIKVQAADPRKMDRFNPRNRIYVRKSLGQWTNLRRQMGWVFMILFLGLPWLPWGDRPAVLFELAQRKFYVFGLVIWPQDLLLLAFLFMIAAFALFFFTTYLGRVWCGYTCPQTVWTFIFIWIEEKVEGNHNKRMKLDKAPWSADKVKRKTAKHGLWLLVSLITSLTFVSYFYPATELYLDFFSGNASGGAYFWAVFFTLATYGNAGWMREIMCLHMCPYARFQSVMFDKDTFSVGYDATRGETRGPRGRKQNPKEMGLGDCIDCNLCVQVCPTGIDIRNGLQYECINCGACVETCDDVMAKMGYDKGLIAYTTERKLEGGSSNVMRPKLIGYGIAMVVMCVAFGGMVAAIKPLEVDVIRDRNMLYRETNEGLIENVYTLKVLNKSEAPVTFDLKVEGLEEYEWGGPQQVVVGGGEVASVPVALSVDPYYLKEAVIDIDFVASGDVDQTRVTDIQGSRFISVR from the coding sequence ATGGCCCCTCGAAATAGCGATGCGCAAGCCAAGCCCATCAAGGTGCAGGCAGCGGATCCCCGCAAGATGGACAGGTTCAATCCCCGCAATCGAATCTACGTTCGAAAATCCTTAGGTCAATGGACCAATTTGCGCCGTCAGATGGGCTGGGTGTTCATGATCCTGTTCCTTGGCCTGCCCTGGCTCCCCTGGGGGGATCGCCCCGCGGTGCTGTTCGAACTGGCCCAAAGAAAGTTTTACGTTTTCGGCCTGGTGATCTGGCCCCAGGATCTGCTGTTGCTGGCCTTCCTGTTTATGATTGCTGCCTTTGCCCTGTTCTTCTTTACCACCTATTTGGGGAGGGTGTGGTGTGGCTACACCTGTCCGCAGACGGTGTGGACCTTCATCTTTATCTGGATAGAGGAGAAGGTTGAGGGTAACCACAATAAGAGGATGAAGCTGGATAAGGCCCCCTGGAGTGCCGATAAGGTCAAACGCAAAACAGCCAAACACGGATTGTGGTTGCTGGTGTCGCTGATCACTTCCCTGACCTTCGTCTCCTACTTCTATCCGGCTACCGAACTCTATCTGGATTTCTTCAGCGGCAACGCCAGTGGCGGCGCCTACTTCTGGGCCGTGTTCTTTACCCTGGCCACCTACGGCAATGCGGGCTGGATGAGGGAGATCATGTGCCTGCATATGTGTCCCTATGCCCGATTCCAATCGGTGATGTTCGACAAGGACACTTTCTCCGTGGGGTATGACGCCACTCGAGGTGAAACCCGCGGTCCCCGAGGTCGTAAGCAGAACCCCAAGGAGATGGGACTGGGTGACTGCATCGACTGTAATCTCTGTGTTCAGGTGTGCCCCACTGGCATCGACATCCGTAATGGCCTGCAGTATGAGTGCATCAACTGTGGTGCCTGTGTGGAGACTTGCGACGATGTGATGGCCAAGATGGGTTACGACAAAGGCCTGATCGCCTACACCACAGAGCGCAAACTCGAAGGGGGCAGCAGCAATGTGATGCGTCCCAAGCTGATCGGTTATGGCATCGCCATGGTGGTGATGTGTGTGGCCTTCGGCGGGATGGTCGCTGCCATCAAGCCTCTTGAGGTGGACGTCATCCGCGACCGCAACATGCTCTACCGTGAAACCAATGAGGGGCTTATCGAAAACGTCTATACCCTCAAGGTGCTCAACAAGAGCGAGGCTCCGGTAACTTTCGACCTGAAGGTCGAGGGGCTGGAGGAGTATGAGTGGGGTGGACCTCAACAGGTGGTCGTAGGTGGTGGCGAAGTGGCCAGTGTTCCCGTGGCCCTGTCGGTGGACCCCTACTATCTGAAAGAGGCGGTCATCGACATCGACTTTGTTGCCAGCGGCGATGTGGACCAGACTCGGGTTACCGACATCCAGGGTTCCCGTTTCATCAGTGTGAGATAA
- a CDS encoding MFS transporter, with amino-acid sequence MTESVLSRKESGVMAPIGGLFLFAVATGYLMSLLPLSVAGLSMPPEMAAWLASALYGGLLLGALFVEPVVIRLGHRPALMISLLVLSATVAVMSALPHPVVWLAMRLLAGVATAGVFVVIESWLLLVEDERQRAGRLGLYMAALYGGNALGQLMINLLGVGGAWPLLVVMGLMLLAVVPPLLGRSVNVVPAGDGHSAPLALRNVSMPAILGCVISGLVLGPLYGLMPVFLHQQALVSELTGVMMALVVLGGMAVQPLGSWMSARISKTLLMALFSLVGAMATVILVLASSAFEFGLGVLLLGASAFVLYPLAINQACEGRASAQVVRITQLMLISYSLGSVAGPMLAQMLSLVSIGLPQYFGVVFLATSVYMLVCAARRVPAMMEPPAGME; translated from the coding sequence GTGACCGAGTCTGTATTGTCCCGGAAGGAGTCCGGGGTGATGGCTCCCATTGGGGGGCTGTTTTTGTTTGCTGTGGCAACTGGCTACCTGATGAGTCTTTTGCCTCTGTCTGTTGCCGGGCTATCTATGCCCCCGGAGATGGCGGCCTGGCTGGCCAGTGCGCTCTATGGCGGATTGCTGTTGGGTGCCCTGTTCGTCGAGCCTGTGGTGATCCGTCTCGGGCATCGCCCGGCCCTGATGATCTCACTGCTGGTGCTGTCGGCTACCGTCGCGGTGATGTCTGCCCTGCCCCACCCTGTGGTCTGGTTGGCTATGCGACTGCTGGCGGGCGTTGCCACCGCCGGTGTCTTCGTGGTGATTGAGTCCTGGTTACTGCTGGTGGAGGATGAGCGTCAACGCGCCGGTCGGCTGGGCCTTTACATGGCGGCGCTTTATGGGGGGAATGCCCTGGGCCAGTTGATGATCAACCTGCTGGGGGTCGGGGGAGCCTGGCCGCTGCTGGTGGTGATGGGGCTGATGTTGCTGGCGGTGGTGCCGCCCTTACTGGGTCGCTCCGTGAATGTCGTCCCTGCCGGGGACGGCCACTCGGCACCCTTGGCCCTGAGAAATGTCAGCATGCCCGCAATCCTGGGATGTGTCATCTCCGGATTGGTGCTGGGTCCCCTTTATGGATTGATGCCGGTTTTCCTTCATCAGCAGGCGCTGGTGTCTGAACTGACCGGGGTGATGATGGCCCTGGTGGTTCTGGGGGGGATGGCGGTGCAACCCCTGGGTAGCTGGATGTCTGCCCGAATCAGCAAGACTCTGCTGATGGCTCTGTTCAGCCTGGTGGGGGCCATGGCCACGGTGATCCTGGTGCTGGCATCCTCAGCTTTTGAGTTTGGCCTGGGGGTGCTGCTGTTGGGGGCGTCTGCCTTTGTTCTCTACCCTCTTGCCATCAATCAGGCCTGTGAGGGCCGGGCCTCGGCTCAGGTTGTTCGCATCACTCAACTGATGCTGATCAGCTACAGTCTGGGCTCGGTTGCGGGCCCCATGCTGGCACAGATGCTGAGCCTTGTTTCAATCGGGCTGCCGCAGTATTTCGGGGTGGTGTTTCTGGCCACCTCTGTTTACATGCTGGTCTGTGCGGCGCGACGAGTGCCCGCCATGATGGAACCGCCTGCGGGAATGGAGTGA
- a CDS encoding S41 family peptidase, whose translation MNKKLARLMSRALILFLMLLFCLPAFASSTQKLSADAIDPLISQTLTVMREHYLNPDRVDDIESFLKARRNAGHYDQIATLDQFAQTLGQEIRRITGDAHVSLYVKQPQVQASHILSHPPGKLTHNYAFEQVSYLAGNIGYLKFNKFHPNPNAKEVADQALGFLSRADALIIDMRDTVGGSPDLARYLLSHFFKEGTELWRLYGRDLELLNVVNAEPVQLSRFQEKVPIVLLTSDDTASASELFASTMQAGGRAIVIGDTTGGAGYYAGVREVTDRLVLRLSLMKPVISANGLNWEGTGVTPDIKVPAMDAQDRAQLWLRTQMAPES comes from the coding sequence TTGAATAAAAAACTCGCCCGGCTGATGTCCCGGGCACTGATACTGTTTCTGATGCTCCTGTTCTGTCTGCCGGCCTTCGCCTCGTCGACTCAAAAGCTGTCCGCAGACGCCATCGACCCCTTGATCAGTCAAACCCTGACGGTGATGAGAGAACACTACCTGAATCCGGACAGAGTGGATGATATAGAGAGTTTCCTGAAAGCTCGCCGCAATGCTGGCCACTATGACCAGATCGCCACACTGGACCAGTTCGCCCAGACCCTGGGGCAGGAGATACGGAGGATCACCGGAGATGCTCACGTCAGCCTCTATGTGAAACAACCACAAGTTCAGGCCAGTCACATACTCAGCCACCCGCCGGGCAAGCTGACACACAACTATGCCTTCGAGCAGGTGAGCTACCTTGCGGGCAACATCGGCTACCTCAAGTTCAACAAGTTTCATCCCAACCCGAACGCCAAAGAGGTGGCGGATCAGGCCCTGGGGTTTCTCTCCCGGGCCGACGCGCTGATCATCGATATGAGAGACACAGTCGGAGGCTCGCCGGATCTGGCGCGCTACCTGCTGAGTCACTTCTTTAAGGAGGGCACCGAACTCTGGCGCCTCTATGGGCGGGACCTTGAGCTGCTCAATGTGGTCAACGCCGAACCTGTTCAGTTGTCCCGGTTTCAGGAGAAGGTGCCCATAGTGCTGCTGACCAGTGACGACACCGCCAGCGCCTCTGAACTCTTTGCCTCCACCATGCAGGCCGGGGGCAGGGCAATCGTCATCGGTGACACCACAGGTGGTGCTGGCTACTACGCCGGAGTCCGGGAGGTGACCGACCGTCTGGTGCTGCGACTCTCCCTGATGAAACCCGTGATCTCCGCCAACGGACTCAACTGGGAAGGCACCGGGGTCACACCGGACATCAAGGTGCCCGCCATGGATGCCCAGGACAGGGCACAACTCTGGCTGCGTACCCAGATGGCGCCTGAATCCTAA
- a CDS encoding NAD-dependent succinate-semialdehyde dehydrogenase, which yields MTKLHKAYIGGQWLAGNQGSFEVDDPATGEIVAKVADVSLEQVEQAIEAAHQAFGSWRRLSAQERADLLLAWYHKVGENRQRLAEVITLESGKPIAEALSEVDYGASYLRWYAEEAVRANGRTLPTLPGGRRPMTLKQPVGVVGVITPWNFPLAMIARKVAPALAAGCTLVIKPAAETPLTALLLTGLAEEAGLPPGVINLVPGTDAATIGHRLCTHPKVRKLSFTGSTAVGRILMAQSASGIQRLSLELGGNAPFLVFDDANLEAAVEGLIASKFRNSGQTCVCANRILVQRGIYDPFIRRLKTRMASLTLGPGSLPGADLGPLISDRAIARVESLVDQALEAGAVKTLGAGRVGEASRYYSPTLLESVTPQNPIWSQEIFGPVVTVTPFDTEEEGIALANHTEAGLASYLFSDTLSRAMRVAESLDYGMVGINEGIISSATAPFGGIKSSGLGREGGQEGLDEYLETKYLCLGGMG from the coding sequence ATGACCAAGCTGCATAAGGCGTATATCGGCGGCCAGTGGCTGGCGGGTAACCAGGGAAGCTTTGAGGTGGACGATCCTGCCACGGGAGAGATTGTGGCCAAGGTGGCGGACGTCAGCCTCGAGCAGGTGGAACAGGCCATTGAAGCGGCCCACCAGGCCTTTGGGTCCTGGCGGCGATTGTCTGCTCAAGAGCGGGCCGATCTGCTGCTGGCCTGGTACCACAAGGTTGGAGAAAACCGACAACGGCTGGCGGAAGTGATCACCCTGGAGTCGGGCAAGCCCATAGCCGAAGCGTTGTCCGAGGTGGACTATGGCGCCAGTTACCTGCGCTGGTATGCCGAAGAGGCCGTGAGAGCCAATGGCCGAACCCTCCCAACTCTGCCCGGAGGCCGGCGTCCGATGACGTTGAAACAGCCTGTGGGCGTCGTTGGGGTCATTACTCCCTGGAACTTTCCCCTGGCGATGATTGCCCGCAAAGTGGCGCCGGCGTTGGCGGCGGGCTGCACCCTGGTGATCAAACCTGCGGCGGAAACGCCTCTGACAGCCCTGCTGCTGACCGGGCTTGCCGAGGAGGCCGGCCTGCCCCCCGGGGTGATCAACCTGGTCCCCGGCACCGATGCCGCAACCATTGGACACCGTCTGTGTACCCACCCTAAGGTGCGCAAGCTTTCCTTCACCGGGTCGACGGCGGTGGGACGAATCCTGATGGCTCAAAGTGCCTCGGGTATTCAAAGACTGTCTCTTGAGCTTGGGGGCAACGCCCCCTTCCTGGTGTTTGACGACGCGAACCTGGAGGCGGCGGTGGAAGGGCTGATCGCCTCCAAGTTCCGAAACAGCGGTCAGACTTGCGTCTGTGCCAACCGCATCCTGGTTCAGCGTGGCATCTATGACCCATTCATCCGGCGGCTGAAGACCCGTATGGCATCCCTGACTCTGGGACCCGGTTCCCTGCCTGGGGCCGATCTGGGTCCCCTAATCAGTGACCGGGCCATCGCCCGGGTCGAGTCTCTGGTTGACCAGGCTTTGGAGGCTGGCGCTGTGAAGACCCTGGGGGCTGGCCGGGTTGGTGAGGCTAGCCGCTACTACTCCCCTACTCTGCTGGAGTCGGTGACGCCACAGAACCCAATCTGGTCCCAGGAGATCTTCGGTCCAGTGGTGACAGTGACGCCGTTCGACACCGAAGAGGAAGGGATTGCCCTGGCGAATCACACCGAGGCCGGGCTGGCCAGCTACCTGTTCAGTGACACCCTTTCCCGGGCGATGCGAGTGGCAGAGTCTCTGGACTATGGCATGGTGGGCATCAATGAGGGGATCATCTCCAGCGCCACCGCTCCCTTTGGCGGCATCAAGAGTTCAGGCCTGGGTCGTGAAGGCGGTCAGGAGGGACTGGATGAGTACCTGGAGACGAAATATCTTTGTCTCGGCGGCATGGGTTAA
- a CDS encoding Mut7-C RNAse domain-containing protein, with the protein MESDPHAPLWRHLTLRCYRELNDFLPVPSRERCFQFRFSGQPSLKSVLEGAGVPQAEVDLVLVDGQSTTLDHPITGGERLEVFPLLEPLEIDSFTPLRPRPLPDAFILDVNLGRLARLMRLSGLDCLYRRDFDDEEIVRLACEHGRGILTRDKGILHRGAVIHGYWVRNTDPERQLLEVIHHYALEGRLSFFSRCIRCNGLLHTISRDEVRDRVPAGAWREHRHFFVCDDCGQVYWRGSHHRAMTRTLTRLGLLSKTQGPETGP; encoded by the coding sequence ATGGAGTCCGATCCCCATGCGCCCCTGTGGCGTCACCTCACCCTCCGCTGTTACCGGGAGCTGAATGACTTCCTGCCCGTCCCATCCAGGGAGCGTTGTTTTCAGTTCAGATTCAGTGGCCAGCCCTCTCTGAAGAGTGTGCTGGAAGGGGCCGGTGTGCCTCAGGCTGAGGTTGACCTGGTCCTGGTGGATGGCCAGTCGACGACTCTGGACCATCCCATTACCGGCGGCGAGCGCCTCGAGGTGTTTCCTCTCCTGGAGCCATTGGAGATCGATTCATTCACGCCTCTGCGCCCCAGGCCTTTGCCCGACGCCTTTATCTTGGATGTGAACCTGGGGCGACTGGCCAGACTGATGAGATTATCCGGCCTGGACTGCCTCTATCGCCGTGACTTTGACGATGAGGAGATAGTCCGGCTTGCCTGTGAACATGGGCGAGGCATCCTGACCCGGGATAAGGGGATTTTGCACCGAGGGGCGGTGATTCACGGGTATTGGGTGCGCAACACCGACCCGGAGCGGCAGCTGCTTGAGGTGATCCATCACTATGCTCTCGAGGGGCGGCTCAGCTTCTTCAGCCGCTGCATCCGTTGTAATGGGTTGCTGCACACCATCAGCCGGGACGAGGTTCGTGATCGAGTGCCCGCCGGAGCCTGGCGAGAACACCGGCATTTCTTTGTCTGCGACGACTGTGGTCAGGTCTACTGGCGTGGCAGCCACCACAGAGCCATGACCCGGACTCTGACGCGGCTGGGGCTGTTGTCAAAGACGCAGGGGCCAGAGACTGGCCCCTGA